CAGTCCATAATCTCCTGTACTTTTGCAGAATAAGATGGCTTCCCTTTACTGTCCTCAGCCATAGCACCGCCAAAAATCGGAACATACTTCAGTTTCAGTTCGTGCCGTTCCTCTTCTAATTCAGCCAGTACACTATTGATAATATCCGCACGGACAGAGATTTCTTTGCCTCTCATTCTCAGATAAACCCGGTCGGAAACGTTGGCACCCTCTTGATCCATTATGTTTTGCGTCAATTCCTGCTGTAGCAACTCTAATTCAGCGTTTAATTCGTCTTCCTGTGCATCCAATAGCTGAACTTCATTCTGATAAGCAGCCACAGCTTTTTTTGACTCCACATATAAATCTGGCACTATGATTTTTTCATTCATTGTTGTTTTCCTCTTTTCTTAGATTCGTTTATTTAAGCCCTCTGGCTTCACGTAATTCAATCACACGTCTTAAACTAGCCACTTCCATATTTGAAAGCCTAATACGGCTACAAGCGTCCTTAAATCGCGAGGCGTAAAGTGGTGTCCATTGAAGTTCCTGGCGTTCTAATCGACTTAGTGTCGGAACGTCTACCCCCATGTACTCGGACATATTTTTCAGGGTTAAATTCCGTTGAATCCGCACCAGCTTCAGGAAACGGTAGTCTAAATGATAGTCCTGATTGTATGGTAATTTTGTATTCGTCATGCTTACTATCTCCTCTTTTATTAGTGTTTGATTACAATTTTTTTGTATCTCAAGCAAAAGAAAAAAGGACTGGCAAAAGCCAATCCTCTATTCTTCGGGGGATCCCTGAGTTGAATATCCGTAGCAAGGTACAAGTCCCTGCCTTACTTTATAGTGCATGGCAATAACATTTTTACTGGTCGGGTTTTGAAGAAATTACTCTACTTCTTAAAGAACCGGGTGAAGAATCCCTTTTTAGGTTCTTCCGGTTTCTCCGATAACTTCTCCAAGAATAATTCGTCACGTTTCTTCAAATCTGCCAATTCCTGAAGCAATTGTTCATTTATCTTCTGCTGATCCTCGAAAAACTGCTTGTTCATGTCTGGTTGTTCCGGGGCCGGCAATGCTTTAGCAAGGTTTTCTACTTGATTAGCCAACGATTCAACCGTTGCTGTTTTCTCAGCATCCTTCTGAAGGAACATTTTAAACAATTCCTTTAGTTCCCGGTTTTCTTGAAGCAACTGCTTATTAGATTCCATCACTTTCCCGATATCTTCGACAGTCGCTAAAGCAGGCAATCCAGTTTTATCTGGTTCGGTTTCTGTTTGTTCATTGGTCAGCAAGACCGGAAACTCTTTAGCTAACTGTTTTTCCACTTCTTCCGTTCCAAATCCTTTACTATACAATTCCTTAATTCTCAGCAATACAGCAATTGCAGAAATTTCATAACGCCTTGAACGCTTACCACCTTTATAAATAAAGAATTGATTGAACGTAGTTATATAACGGTGAATCGTTGTAGGCGGTATTTTTGTTTCTTTTGCTAATTGGGGTACATCTAGCCACTCTTCCACTATTACCACCACCTCTTCCCATCATATTTCCTTATTATCTCATACCACCATTAGACACCACTACCTTACATTACTGCTTTTCTTAGGAAATTTCATTCCACGAAAAACCACGTTATCCCTCTGCCTTAATCTGCATATAGGAAACCTTCTTGAGACGCATTTTAAGCCCCTCACAGCTTATTAAAGCCGTTCTCATTGTTAAAGGTTCATTCAATCCTTAGGAACGCTAAAAAAGCCTCCTGAGAGTCCAGAAGGCGTGTCCTAATCCGTTCCTTTTCTGCAAGTCTCTTTCTATAACCAGAAAAGGAATGATTTGATATGAAAGAAACCACCGTAACTAAAAGCAGCGGAATTATTTGCAAAGGAAGCATTGATAAGAACTATGAAAAACTGCCGCACGATTTATCCAATTACGTAGAATTAGGTTTGATTACTCTGACAGATAGTTGGATTTATATGAAGCTGACCCAATTTTATAACAGTGATTTTGGCTATGCCTTTCCCACAATTACGCAATTGATGATTTACTCACGCAAATACAGCAAAAGCACGATTCACCAAAGCATTAAAAACTTAGTGGCTGCCGGATTGCTTCAGAAAGGGAAAACGTCCAAGGGAAACAACATTTACCGCACTTACAAGCCGTTGGGCAAAGAGGAATTGTATAAACTGGTGCCAGAGAAAGTGCAGGAACTCAGAGAAATCGAAGCCAAGCTATTGCAAGCGAATGAAGCTGATAAAATCCGTTGGGAAGACTTTAAGCAGGAAAAAGGTTAATCACTAAGGATAGGGACTTTAAAATTCCTCACCCATTGGTATATCAATGTTTCTTCATGGTGAAAGTACCTAATTTTAATAATCCACTATTCAAGGATCTTTAAAATTGGATTGCCTAATCCAGTAATTGATTTCTAATAGTCCAAGAATTGTACGTTATACAGACTTACCTACACAGACTTAAGAATAAAAACTTATTTTGTCTAAAGACTTCTATCACTAGATAGAAGAACTCTTTTAAGAGAAATAAGAAAGTTAAGAGAAAGGAAAACAGTATAACGTACAGATTTTGGACTCCTAATTTATTCTATGATCCACTTTCTCCTGTAGCTTATCTACTAAATCACTTTCTTGAAGGTGGCGATACAACAAGCCATTGATAAGGTCGTTCACTTTATCGTAACCCTCTTTTTCTATTAGTAGCCCCAAGAAATCTTTATTTGGTTCAGAAAAAGAAATTTCTAATTCCCCAATAAACAAATTCCTCTCAAACTTGGTTGTCTCTGTTTCATACCAAGTTTTCAAACAGGTTGGGCAAATCTCTAAATCTTTAAATTCTCTTATATCGTCACATTTATAAGTAGCATCATCTACATCTACTCCATCGCCAACTAATGATTTGAAAATTTCACCACACAATGTCTTATCATGATTTTCAGTAATTTTCCCATCAAACCTATGCCAAAACTCGTCATACTTTAACAATTCATAAAGACGGTGGCCCCTAGGTAAAATCTTAATCAATTTATCTAACATAGC
The genomic region above belongs to Planococcus shixiaomingii and contains:
- a CDS encoding transcriptional regulator, with the protein product MKETTVTKSSGIICKGSIDKNYEKLPHDLSNYVELGLITLTDSWIYMKLTQFYNSDFGYAFPTITQLMIYSRKYSKSTIHQSIKNLVAAGLLQKGKTSKGNNIYRTYKPLGKEELYKLVPEKVQELREIEAKLLQANEADKIRWEDFKQEKG
- a CDS encoding helix-turn-helix domain-containing protein produces the protein MTNTKLPYNQDYHLDYRFLKLVRIQRNLTLKNMSEYMGVDVPTLSRLERQELQWTPLYASRFKDACSRIRLSNMEVASLRRVIELREARGLK
- a CDS encoding MerR family transcriptional regulator, whose product is MEEWLDVPQLAKETKIPPTTIHRYITTFNQFFIYKGGKRSRRYEISAIAVLLRIKELYSKGFGTEEVEKQLAKEFPVLLTNEQTETEPDKTGLPALATVEDIGKVMESNKQLLQENRELKELFKMFLQKDAEKTATVESLANQVENLAKALPAPEQPDMNKQFFEDQQKINEQLLQELADLKKRDELFLEKLSEKPEEPKKGFFTRFFKK